GCGGGATGGCGGCAGCTAGCGGCGACAGCAGCTTCTGGAGCGCCGCGAGTTCTTCGGGCCGGAACGGATCCGAAGCGTCTCGCACGAGCGAGACGACGCCGATGGCCGTCTCTCCGGCGATGAGCGGCAGGCTGACGATCGCATCGCCGCCGATGGCAGCGCGCCAGCGTGCATGCAGGAGTCCGCCCTGCGAGTCGGCGGTCGTCGCCCATTGCTCACGCTCCTGCTCCACGATCATCTCGCCCGCGTCCAGGCACTCGCACATCGACTGTTGGACGTGGTGGATGCCCGGGCTCCGCTCGTTAACGTGGTCGAGCCCTGAGACACAGACCACCCTGAGCATGTTTCCTCGCACCAGTCCGAGCGCGGCCTGGCCGCAGTCGTATCGTTGCTTGATCGCGTTGGTGAGCGCGAAACCGAACTCGTGGATCGATCGGTACTGGCCGGCCCGCGAGAGCACGCGGGCGACCTCGTCTGCCTGCACCGACTCGGCGGGCTGGCGATCGGGCACGAGCGCGCGCGAGCCGACCAGCAGCGCGGCTCGCAAGTTGAGCCGCACTCGCTCCGCGTCGCTTTCGCCTCGCCAGGGGCACAGCATCGCGACGCCACCCACAGATTCGCCTTCCTCCGACTCGATAGGGGCCGCAAGCAGCACGAAGGTAGGAGACCCCTCCTGATCGCCAAACACGCGGCCAACAGAGCGTGCGTGCGATCGGGCGTCCATGGCTGCCGATCGAATCGCTTCACGCCAGCGGTCGATGCCGTCTGGCCCCTCGGCCGAATCGTGCTCGAGTTCTTCTCTCCCGATCGAGAGCGAGATAGCGCCTGCTAGTCCGCCAAGGCCGCGATGGAGGATCGCGAGGAACTCAATCGCCCGCTCGCGAGCCCCCGCGGGCGACCGCGACAATCGTCCGACTTCGGCGAGGAGCTCCGATGCCGACGCGGGCTCAGCGGTTGGTGCGTCGGCGGGGACTTGCCGTGGCTCGGAGTGGATGGTCGCCTGATCTGTCATGGCTCTGGTCGTGCTTTGGGGCGTTCCGCGTGTGCGTGCTTACAGGAGGTCTTCCGCCTTCGATCGTGCTCCCACCGGCAACTCAACGGGCTCGAGGAAACGCAGGCCGGCCTCGAATGCGTCCGAACGAACCTGCCGGCCGCGGAGGCAGAGCGCATACACAGGGGCGATGTCAACCTCGGAGCGATCGAAGCTCAGGTGGTACACGTCGCCAACGAGAAGCGGTCGGGGCAACAGCAGCTGGGTGCCGCCCGAAGAGATGTCTCCGGTGATGCCGTGGAGCGGCTTTCCGGTGCGCTCGCTCAGGGATCCGCGATCGACGACGACCCGAGTCTGGATGATCAGGCGTGTCGATTGACGGGCGGCCCGTGCCGCCTCGCCCGTGCTTGCCGCGAGCTCGGCCACCAGTTCGGCGCCGCGCGCCGAGTCGTACCGAGATTCGTGTTCGTTCGTCAGCATGCTCGCGCTCCGGTCCTCGTCGATTCCGCCTACCGGTCCGTCCGGTCGTGCTTGTTGGGTCCGATAGATCGAACCATGGCCCACAAGACACCCACGAGCGTTGGCGCCCGTGTGGCCTGCTGCTCGATCGGACGGGCCCGCTGGATGTGGTCATCGGTCGATTCGGGCTCCGTCTCGCGATCAATGGCCTCAGGCTCGGCACGTCGATCCGACCCTTGCTCTTCTGGCAACTCGAACAAAGGAGTGCCGGGCGGTTCGACCGAGTCGACCCGCGCCGTCTCGGGCGAGAAGGGCGTGATGACACCGACGAGGCTCGCGATTGGATCGGTCGGGCCGGCCTCTGGGAAGCCTGTGGCGGCCTCGTCCGAGATCGATTGCACGTCGGCACGCAACTGATCGATCGCGGCGTCGAGATCGCCCGACCACTTTGCTGATGCATCGTCGTCGGCGTCGTATCCACTGCTCGGAGTGGCAACGGATGCCGGTTCTTCGGGCGTGTCGAATGCCTGGGGCTCGGTCGGCTCGCCTTGCGGCTCGGCCTGCGGACCGGCGATCACATCGACCCGGATGACAGAGGTTGTCGAGCTCGCATCACCCGAAGCGTCCGTTGACGTGGCGGTCACGCTCAGGTCGAAACCGCGAACGTCGCCGAGCGGCGGCTTGATGGTCAGTCCGTCGAGTTGGTCGGGCTGCACCATCCAGACGCCGCCGCCGATGGCTTCACCCGCGCTGAGCACCGCGCCTTCGGGCACGCCCGCAATCGCGATTTCCAATCGCTCCGAGCCGTCGAGGTCGGTCAGATTCGTGCGGATCTGCAGTTCGATGGGCCCGTCTTGCGATCCACGGGCATCCGTGACCGCCAACGCGGGCGCGTCGGCGACCGCCTCGACGTTGACTTCGATCGTCGTCGCCGTCGACACGCGCTCGCCCGATTCCTCGATCGAGGTAGCTTCGACCGTGAGCTGGAAGCTGCCCGCATCCTCGGGGGCCGGGGTGAGGGTGAGGCCGGGCAGGTCGGCGGGTGCGAGCCGCCAGACGCCGAATCCCCGATCCTCGCCCGCGCTGAGTGATGCACCCTCAGGCACGCCCAGAATCATGAGCTCCAGTTGCTCTGATCCATCGCCGCCTTGCAGCGACGACTCGATGTCCAGGGCAAAGGGTTGATCCTCGAAG
This Phycisphaerales bacterium DNA region includes the following protein-coding sequences:
- a CDS encoding PilZ domain-containing protein, with the protein product MLTNEHESRYDSARGAELVAELAASTGEAARAARQSTRLIIQTRVVVDRGSLSERTGKPLHGITGDISSGGTQLLLPRPLLVGDVYHLSFDRSEVDIAPVYALCLRGRQVRSDAFEAGLRFLEPVELPVGARSKAEDLL